The following are encoded together in the Labrus mixtus chromosome 2, fLabMix1.1, whole genome shotgun sequence genome:
- the rhoh gene encoding rho-related GTP-binding protein RhoH: MNGVEEMSLKCVLVGDSAVGKTALLVRFTSETFPDSYKPTVFENTGVEVYMDGVQISLGLWDTAGNDNFRQIRPRSYQQADVVLLCFSVANPNSLANVQHKWINEVREYLPRVPILVVATQTDLREMGSHRGTCITPAEGRHVAQEVHAKGYLECSSLSNRGVQQVFEYAVRTAVNQARKQARRRLFSINQCKVF, encoded by the coding sequence ATGAACGGCGTGGAGGAGATGTCGCTGAAGTGCGTCCTGGTCGGGGATAGCGCCGTGGGAAAGACCGCCCTGCTGGTCCGCTTCACGTCGGAGACCTTCCCCGACTCCTACAAGCCCACCGTGTTTGAGAACACCGGGGTGGAGGTCTACATGGACGGCGTTCAGATCAGTCTGGGCCTGTGGGACACGGCGGGAAACGACAACTTCCGACAGATCCGACCCAGGTCCTACCAGCAGGCCGACGTCGTCCTCCTCTGCTTCTCGGTGGCCAACCCCAACTCCCTGGCCAACGTCCAGCACAAGTGGATCAACGAGGTCCGGGAGTACCTGCCGAGGGTGCCCATTTTGGTCGTGGCCACCCAGACGGATCTGCGGGAAATGGGGTCGCACCGGGGCACCTGCATCACACCCGCAGAGGGGAGGCACGTGGCTCAGGAGGTCCACGCCAAAGGCTACCTGGAGTGCTCGTCCTTGAGCAACCGCGGCGTGCAGCAGGTGTTTGAGTATGCGGTTCGGACGGCTGTGAATCAGGCCAGGAAGCAGGCCCGGCGGCGGCTGTTCAGCATAAACCAGTGTAAGGTCTTTTGA
- the LOC132995436 gene encoding uncharacterized protein LOC132995436, which produces MGLNHVAVAVVLSLLSVGEAAPVTGCESLIKPIEVQERDQLLGKWTLLAEATNTLGAKSATDFVVESAWTLFTAANESGVIDVFQAEKMSGNCYTLKTKMTLENNTLSIGQPLNSSARLLSTGCSDCLVYATQYLMEESAYSGVQLMSRRNNVTDAELHEFRRQVECLNLPPPVILNQHKGLCPQDSPQNTDLTNDFYGMSPEELETIVSGGDVTVEWT; this is translated from the exons ATGGGATTGAACCATGTTGCCGTCGCGGTCGTGCTCAGTCTTCTGTCTGTCGGAGAGGCTGCTCCTGTGACCGGCTGTGAGAGTCTGATCAAACCTATCGAAGTCCAAGAAAGAGACCAG cTCCTGGGAAAGTGGACGCTCTTGGCAGAAGCTACAAACACACTTGGAGCCAAGTCGGCGACAGATTTTGTTGTGGAGAGCGCCTGGACATTATTTACTGCTGCTAATGAGAGCGGGGTCATTGACGTTTTTCAGGCTGAAAAAAT GTCCGGCAACTGTTACACGCTCAAAACCAAGATGACGTTGGAAAACAACACTCTCTCTATCG GGCAACCTTTGAATTCTTCTGCCAGGCTGCTGAGCACCGGCTGCTCTGACTGCCTTGTTTACGCAACGCAATATCTCATGGAGGAGAGCGCATACAGCGGCGTCCAGCTGATGA GCAGGAGAAACAATGTGACTGATGCTGAACTGCACGAGTTTAGGAGGCAGGTGGAGTGTCTGAACTTACCACCACCTGTGATCCTGAACCAACACAAAG GTCTCTGCCCACAAGACTCTCCGCAGAACACGGATCTAACCAACGACTTCTACGGCATGAGCCCCGAAGAATTAGAAACAATCGTCAGTGGTGGAGATGTGACGGTGGAATGGACATGA
- the n4bp2 gene encoding NEDD4-binding protein 2 gives MPRRKKNGQSPARVPGGPSEGGSLGHSTGSRLPQGFDGSMVNNFTPSSSLSSSGKEGIVKSMQEMFSHLDPEVIYIVLSECDFKVENAMDSLLELSVAAEVAAPIPSPVSGFELTAAALLSPRHQPTPDAYSSQRSQLISSPPFLTEELDLLVDQELETLTQQQDISAEHQSGQYLSSFPQPSFPQQDLPELLQSSLQPGSRGSSVQQQGPVGGQVESIPGASSPLDRLSTWEDKIPEEPKSMVNFTHLTTESCADASKPPLDLAASGRPSAFQVYKKQDSSHPSTNTAGAVSSNTVVGGARSKVNTFNQEPFGYMPSSWNPEAPVFSPRFHGNHRPTFITPVAQAPSSWPSLPRNPSPWMGQGPASQAPLKPSATIPKSWALLAASNPPAQHSRLRLEGNVLVLLRGAPGSGKSTLARALVEHNPGGVTLSTDDFFTNHGRYRFDPSALGEAHEWNHKRAKVAFERCVNPIIIDNTNMQGWEMKPYVAQALKHGYKVLFREPDTWWKHKPRELERRSKHSVPSEKIRRMLDGYERFVSVQSIMGSQMPDCKKQRNLQENGESQPESSEQPCPDLVGQSESTGGYKKSHPQLFSSLPDVSSITRSTEVGRLEDAADKSADRDDEMDLGELDSELDARLELSHPGDQSIPDCIVESVMNEDHRAEEVPVAFSESIGQRVRRERTSRRSGFDNLEPADLLKDTNQSDGEARETEKTEEEGAERGEGTQEMLNFVGDWPSEGSLQQRQVRRRERQKEGNEKDGEDVSREANKHKTRRKPGPNVAEFQKLLDLIQTGVATMQTSSCSSSVSSSSGEESAKEEEEEEEEEEEEEEEAGMLEESRSVRSNSEEREDNMNRVDSSRGELPDCVLDWKAADSCRIMESGLSSRAFENLLEISGETGIVDLQLSDQTNPPSADLLLIPETVEVSVCKDDKGSPNVEGDFDTEPGTSQSDRNQTCAESRTEGDGGHVSEVSLSPVCEGSVETESNPLCGGSQERKQRQGRRSGKQCKLALTFTQNCPASSPDTLEGAGSTNNSGLNILKAGVEPKLDLLTLSKCEVHLQPPSPPPPAVDTGRPTQTEPQDFARLWRLNRLDSLVDAGVALRSDITVLSGESSRFVPELSSAVSAAVAVHPSGHKEVPYHVAHEKGTQVEEKEFGAIQDRLESLRILSRHFKLVSFDTLEDLYDKCHQDLDWTTNLLLDSGERFFKDEDGEEEMEEDEEEQDASGLCAAVGEAVETRLCDGVLDELPTEDFPAAVEKGSEQITCSAVQKSDVSSSDDNDLGFGGAAVPVPNADHSRTTSERFPETEHDPPRALNTGEAASGVDLQGAAWGVSFDNGVIIEDSRVEIEIEEEIASMDEAHRLLQAELAEMEREGKQKEKNERRSHHLNIQSVELKLSTEVALQLTELFGPVGVDPGTCSSDDYAVQMDLNLAKLLHQKWKDTIQEKQRQATLSFHLLQESSVHWGESQEVKPGPRDPTQQARFLISADGYTTADGQPETRSRIPFMDHWSVSRPHVSLREIIKEQQALQENVEKTRESRADLDRRDGATLMKENQLFSLFPTIDRHFLQDIFRNHNYSLTETELFLRSLLGEEPVKTVVAPEAPRSDHHRAASKEREKKQKPLDSAVPDYQDTEDPEYVDFRAEASLQRGRQLESFAKAAEAFKQGSKDVASFYAQQGHMHGKRMREANDRAAVQIFERVNSSLLPRNILDLHGLHVDEALEHLGQVLEDKSTECEQGLCQPQLSIITGRGNHSQGGVARIRPAVIDYLTNKHYRFTEPNTGTVLVSLK, from the exons ATGCCTCGGAGAAAGAAGAACGGCCAGAGCCCGGCCAGAGTTCCCGGCGGGCCGTCGGAGGGAGGGAGCCTCGGCCACAGCACGGGCAGCCGACTACCTCAGGGATTTGACGGCTCAATGGTGAACAACTTCACACCCAGCTCCTCGCTCTCCAGCTCAGGCAAGGAGGGCATCGTGAAAAGCATGCAGGAGATGTTCTCACACCTCGACCCTGAAGTGATTTACATCGTGCTGTCCGAGTGTGATTTTAAAG TTGAAAATGCGATGGACTCTCTGTTGGAGCTGTCTGTGGCGGCTGAAGTTGCAGCACCCATACCGTCTCCTGTCTCTGGCTTTGAGCTCACTGCTGCAGCCCTGCTCAGCCCGCGTCACCAGCCTACGCCGGACGCGTATTCCTCCCAACGATCGCAGCTGatctcttctcctccctttctGACAGAAGAGCTGGACTTGCTGGTCGATCAGGAGCTAGAGACCCTAACCCAACAACAAGACATTAGTGCGGAGCATCAAAGCGGCCAGTATTTGTCGTCTTTCCCTCAGCCATCATTCCCGCAGCAGGACCTCCCGGAGCTGCTTCAGTCCAGCCTGCAGCCTGGATCTAGAGGCTCCTCTGTCCAGCAGCAAGGCCCAGTGGGTGGCCAGGTGGAGAGTATTCCTGGggcttcttctcctcttgaccGGCTCAGCACTTGGGAAGACAAGATCCCCGAGGAGCCGAAGTCCATGGTTAATTTCACACATCTGACGACAGAGTCGTGTGCAGACGCGTCCAAACCTCCGTTGGACCTGGCGGCGTCAGGGCGCCCCTCAGCCTTTCAGGTGTATAAAAAGCAAGACTCTTCACACCCTTCCACAAACACTGCCGGGGCCGTTTCCTCTAACACTGTTGTTGGCGGAGCCAGATCTAAGGTGAACACATTTAACCAGGAGCCGTTTGGCTACATGCCGTCATCCTGGAACCCAGAGGCGCCAGTGTTTTCGCCCCGTTTCCATGGAAACCACAGGCCAACCTTCATTACCCCCGTGGCTCAAGCGCCGTCCAGTTGGCCCAGCCTACCCAGAAATCCCTCTCCCTGGATGGGTCAGGGCCCTGCCAGTCAAGCACCTCTCAAACCCTCTGCAACCATTCCAAAGTCCTGGGCCCTGCTTGCAGCGTCTAATCCTCCGGCCCAGCACAGCAGGCTGCGTCTGGAGGGGAACGTCCTTGTGCTGCTGCGTGGTGCTCCGGGGTCTGGCAAATCAACCCTGGCGAG AGCCTTGGTTGAGCACAACCCTGGAGGAGTCACGCTGAGCACTGATGATTTTTTCACAAACCATGGAAGATATCGGTTTGACCCCAGTGCCCTTGGGGAGGCCCATGAGTGGAACCATAAACGAg CCAAGGTGGCGTTTGAAAGGTGCGTTAACCCCATCATCATTGACAACACTAACATGCAAGGCTGGGAGATGAAACCCTATGTGGCTCAG GCACTGAAACATGGATACAAGGTGCTGTTTCGAGAGCCGGACACGTGGTGGAAGCACAAGCCCAGAGAGCTGGAGAG GCGTTCCAAACATAGTGTGCCATCGGAGAAAATTCGACGCATGCTTGACGGATACGAGCGCTTCGTCTCAGTCCAGTCCATCATGGGTTCACAGATGCCTGACTGCAAAAAACAGCGCAACCTTCAGGAGAACGGAGAGTCACA gccTGAATCCTCTGAACAACCGTGTCCTGACCTGGTGGGGCAGTCTGAATCGACTGGGGGTTATAAGAAATCCCACCCACAGCTGTTCTCTTCCCTCCCTGACGTTTCATCGATCACTCGCTCTACTGAGGTCGGGAGACTGGAAGACGCCGCCGACAAATCTGCAGACAGGGATGATGAGATGGATTTGGGCGAGTTAGATTCTGAGTTAGACGCCCGGTTAGAGCTGAGTCATCCAGGTGATCAGAGTATCCCGGACTGTATCGTGGAATCGGTAATGAACGAAGATCACCGCGCGGAAGAGGTGCCTGTGGCTTTCTCTGAGTCTATTGGACAAagagtgaggagggagagaaccAGCAGGAGGTCTGGTTTTGACAACTTGGAGCCGGCAGATCTTTTGAAAGACACCAACCAATCAGACGGTGAGGCAAGGGAGACAGAGAAGACggaagaggagggagcagaACGGGGTGAGGGAACGCAGGAGATGTTGAATTTTGTTGGAGACTGGCCCTCTGAAGGGTCTCTCCAGCAGCGGCAGGTCAGGAGAAGAGAGCGGCAGAAAGAAGGGAATGAAAAGGACGGTGAAGATGTGTCTCGAGAAGctaacaaacataaaacaagaaGGAAGCCAGGGCCCAATGTGGCAGAGTTTCAGAAGCTTCTTGACCTTATTCAGACGGGGGTAGCTACTATGCAGACCAGCTCGTGCTCGTCTTCTGTTTCCTCGAGCTCTGGAGAGGAATctgcaaaagaagaagaagaagaagaagaagaagaagaggaggaggaggaggaggcgggcaTGTTAGAGGAATCCAGGAGCGTTAGGTCTAacagtgaggagagagaagacAACATGAACAGGGttgacagcagcagaggtgaGTTACCCGACTGTGTGTTAGACTGGAAGGCAGCGGACTCCTGTAGGATCATGGAATCAGGACTTTCCTCTAGAGCGTTTGAAAATCTGTTAGAAATCAGCGGAGAAACTGGGATTGTGGATTTACAATTGTCTGACCAAACAAATCCCCCCTCTGCTGATTTACTGTTAATCCCTGAAACAGTGGAGGTGAGTGTCTGCAAAGACGACAAGGGGAGTCCAAATGTCGAAGGTGACTTTGATACGGAGCCTGGTACTAGTCAGAGTGATAGAAACCAGACTTGCGCAGAGTCTAGAACTGAGGGTGATGGAGGGCATGTCAGCGAGGTGTCTCTGAGTCCCGTGTGCGAGGGCTCCGTGGAAACGGAAAGTAATCCCCTGTGTGGAGGCAGTCAGGAGAGGAAGCAGCGTCAGGGTCGTAGATCGGGTAAACAGTGTAAGCTAGCCCTGACTTTTACTCAGAACTGCCCTGCTTCCTCCCCCGATACTCTGGAGGGGGCTGGAAGTACAAACAACAGCGGTCTAAATATTCTGAAGGCAGGTGTTGAACCGAAGCTTGACCTGCTCACGCTCTCCAAATGTGAGGTACATCTGCAGCCTccctccccacctcctcctgcgGTCGACACAGGCCGCCCAACACAGACGGAACCCCAAGACTTCGCCCGTCTGTGGCGCCTCAACCGTCTGGACAGCCTGGTCGACGCAGGCGTCGCTCTgcgcagtgacatcacagtccTCTCTGGGGAATCTTCCCGCTTCGTGCCCGAGCTGTCCTCCGCCGTTTCTGCAGCAGTTGCGGTTCACCCGTCCGGCCACAAGGAGGTGCCCTATCACGTGGCTCACGAGAAAGGCACAcaggtggaggagaaagagtTCGGGGCCATTCAAGACCGCCTCGAGAGCCTGCGCATCCTCAGTCGCCATTTCAAACTGGTCAGTTTTGATACCTTGGAAGATCTGTACGACAAATGCCACCAGGACCTGGACTGGACCACCAACCTGCTGCTGGACTCTGGAGAGAGGTTCTTCAAAGATGAGGATGGcgaggaagagatggaggaggatgaagaagagcagGACGCGTCGGGTTTGTGTGCGGCTGTAGGTGAAGCCGTAGAAACGAGGTTATGTGACGGTGTGCTGGACGAGCTCCCCACTGAAGATTTTCCGGCTGCTGTTGAGAAAGGGAGCGAGCAGATAACTTGTAGCGCAGTTCAAAAGTCAGACGTGAGCTCCAGCGATGATAATGACCTTGGTTTTGGCGGTGCAGCTGTTCCAGTTCCAAACGCGGATCATTCGCGTACAACGTCAGAACGATTCCCTGAAACAGAACACGATCCACCTCGTGCACTGAACACAGGAGAGGCCGCATCAGGTGTGGACCTCCAAGGCGCCGCTTGGGGCGTTAGCTTTGACAATGGCGTCATAATTGAGGATTCGAGAGTCGAGATCGAGATCGAGGAAGAGATCGCGAGCATGGACGAGGCCCACCGGCTGCTGCAGGCCGAGCTcgcagagatggagagagaggggaaacagAAGGAGAAGAATGAGAGGAGGAGCCATCACCTGAACATTCAGAGCGTGGAGCTGAAACTGTCCACTGAGGTGGCTCTACAGCTTACTGAGCTCTTTGGTCCTGTTGGAGTAGATCCAG GTACGTGCTCCTCTGATGACTACGCAGTGCAGATGGACCTGAACCTGGCCAAGCTGCTCCACCAGAAGTGGAAGGATACCATTCAG GAAAAGCAGAGACAAGCAACTCTGTCCTTTCACCTGCTTCAGGAGa GTTCAGTACACTGGGGTGAGTCACAGGAGGTCAAACCAGGACCGCGAGACCCGACGCAGCAAGCTCGTTTCCTGATCAGTGCGGATGGTTACACGACAGCGGACGGCCAGCCAGAGACCCGGAGTCGCATCCCGTTCATGGACCACTGGAGTGTGTCCCGCCCACACGTCTCTCTCAGAGAAATCATAAAAGAGCAGCAGGCCCTGCAGGAGAACGTGGAAAAG ACCAGAGAGAGTCGTGCTGACCTCGACCGGCGGGACGGAGCCACCCTCATGAAAGAAAACCAACTGTTCTCCCTTTTCCCCACTATAGACCGGCACTTTCTCCAAGACATCTTCAGAAACCACAA TTACAGCCTGACGGAGACGGAGCTGTTTCTTCGCTCTCTGCTGGGCGAGGAGCCCGTCAAGACAGTGGTCGCTCCAGAGGCACCTCGGTCTGACCACCACAGAGCAGCcagcaaggagagagagaag aAGCAGAAGCCTCTGGACTCCGCTGTTCCAGACTATCAGGATACAGAGGATCCAGAGTACGTGGACTTCAGGGCCGAGGCCAGCCTGCAGAGAGGCCGGCAGCTTGAGAGTTTCGCTAAAGCTGCTGAGGCCTTCAAACAAGGAAGTAAAGACGTGGCTTCGTTTTATGCACAGCAG GGACATATGCACGGCAAGCGGATGCGTGAGGCCAATGATCGTGCGGCAGTCCAGATCTTTGAGAGGGTCAACTCATCACTGCTGCCAAGGAACATCCTGGACCTACACGGCCTGCACGTCGATGAGGCCCTGGAGCATCTGGGCCAGGTCTTAGAGGACAAGAGCACAG AGTGTGAGCAGGGTCTGTGTCAACCCCAGCTCTCTATCATCACAGGAAGAGGAAACCACAGCCAGGGGGGCGTGGCCCGCATCCGTCCCGCCGTTATAGACTACCTCACCAACAAACACTACAG GTTCACTGAGCCCAACACAGGTACTGTGTTAGTCTCTTTGAAATGA